One segment of Panicum virgatum strain AP13 chromosome 1K, P.virgatum_v5, whole genome shotgun sequence DNA contains the following:
- the LOC120698308 gene encoding uncharacterized protein LOC120698308, producing MGLLALQRLMSVKRESPRRRRRNLARNRLTIALNEREDWPFLQRVGDRDSQHGETSNCSTTYLPEDIWRHIHFLMPMRDAARAACLSRAFLHSWRCHPNLTLDLPTLCSWAHEENFSHNIDSILRNHSGIGLKVVNLNLGGEDSTFPYVNSWLQVAFTPGIQELSLSLYRKYNFPCSLLSDGVRNSIRHLELDSCVFRPTAELGPLRSLTSLTLCYVRITGDELECLLSNSLALEQLDLSNCREIIFLKIPCGLQQLSFLKVDGWCKLRVIECKAPNLSSMDFIGEKVKLSLGEQLQMKKLHMHCPNVVCYARAELPSYMPYLETLEISSGTEVVNAPMLPTKFLYLRHLTIIIRDGTISPSYDYFSLVSFIDASPSLETLFLDVSQIDMKHESVFGGSSHLRQLPEHQHNCLKSVEIIGFSSAKSLVELACCIVKNAVSLERLTLDTLHGWGRCAGEAYYETCWPIGNAVLEEASRAVVAIRMYIEDEVGPTVKLTVLEPCTRCYPSR from the exons ATGGGGCTGCTGGCGCTGCAGCGGCTCATGTCCGTCAAGCGCGAGAGTccacggcgtcgccggcgaAACCTAGCCCGGA ATAGATTGACTATTGCATTGAATGAAAGAGAGGACTGGCCCTTTCTTCAACGAGTTGGTGATAGGGATTCCCAACATGGCGAGACATCGAACTGCTCAACAACATACCTTCCTGAG GACATCTGGCGCCATATACATTTCCTAATGCCGATGCGTGATGCTGCTCGTGCTGCTTGCCTTTCTCGTGCCTTTCTACATTCTTGGAGATGCCATCCCAACCTCACCTTGGATTTGCCAACGCTTTGTTCATGGGCACATGAAGAAAATTTCAGTCACAATATTGACAGCATTCTAAGAAACCACTCGGGCATTGGCTTGAAGGTAGTGAACCTTAATTTAGGTGGTGAAGACAGTACCTTTCCTTATGTCAACAGCTGGCTTCAGGTTGCTTTTACACCAGGGATTCAAGAGCTCAGCCTTAGTCTATATAGAAAGTACAACTTCCCATGCTCGCTTTTATCTGATGGAGTTAGAAACTCAATTCGGCATCTTGAACTCGACTCTTGTGTTTTCCGTCCCACTGCTGAACTTGGCCCCTTAAGAAGCCTAACAAGTCTGACTCTGTGTTATGTGCGTATCACGGGGGATGAATTAGAGTGCCTTCTTTCCAACTCCCTTGCTTTGGAGCAGTTGGACCTCAGTAATTGCAGGGAGATTATTTTCCTGAAGATACCTTGTGGTTTGCAGCAGCTCAGCTTCCTGAAAGTTGATGGATGGTGTAAGCTGCGGGTGATAGAGTGCAAAGCTCCAAATCTGTCGAGTATGGACTTTATTGGAGAAAAGGTAAAATTATCACTTGGAGAACAATTGCAAATGAAGAAATTGCACATGCACTGTCCAAATGTGGTCTGCTATGCTCGTGCTGAGCTTCCATCCTATATGCCATATCTTGAGACTCTTGAAATAAGTTCGGGTACTGAG GTGGTTAATGCACCAATGCTGCCTACCAAATTCCTCTACCTGAGGCACCTGACCATTATTATTAGGGACGGGACCATTTCCCCATCATATGATTACTTTTCTCTTGTTTCCTTCATTGACGCGTCTCCTTCCTTGGAGACCTTGTTCTTGGAC GTATCTCAGATAGATATGAAGCATGAATCAGTTTTTGGAGGTTCCTCACATTTGAGGCAACTGCCTGAACACCAACACAACTGCCTCAAGAGTGTGGAGATCATAGGGTTCAGCTCTGCGAAGAGCTTGGTTGAGCTAGCATGTTGCATTGTCAAGAACGCAGTCTCACTGGAGCGTCTTACATTAGACACCCTTCATGGTTGGGGGAGATGTGCTGGGGAAGCTTATTATGAAACTTGCTGGCCCATTGGAAACGCTGTGCTCGAGGAAGCATCTAGAGCGGTCGTGGCAATAAGAATGTACATTGAAGATGAAGTTGGGCCTACAGTTAAGTTGACTGTACTGGAGCCTTGCACACGGTGTTATCCCAGCAGATGA